The following nucleotide sequence is from Trifolium pratense cultivar HEN17-A07 linkage group LG2, ARS_RC_1.1, whole genome shotgun sequence.
ctcttaatgggccttggctagtccagcccactaagaggacctttggcccagagctgggggctataaatactcttcctcctgggagagcaaggtagacactattcattattgcaattactctctctctctaacttctctctagtatctcttttgctctctacccttactgacttaggcatcggagcacctgcaggtacaacccccccctccgtggatcatctgctcggacctgctgcctaccacctgctcaacggacttccagctggccttctacctgttctgatcaacagttaagatcaataAGGGATACTCAATATTTTAatcccaaaatatttaaatttcctAAGAAGATTCTGAAGTATTATATGTACCATATATCACATTTAATTCTCTTATactttatcataaaaaaaaggcaaaattacactgcaggtccttcatcttatttttttgtaacactttggtcctttatcttttttttgtaacaatttggtcctttatcttttatttgtaacactttggtcctttatcttttttatttgtaacactttagtcctttttttgtaacactttggtccttatcttatttatttataaaaaataaaggacttaaatgttacaaataaaaaataataaaggaccatagtgttacaaaaaaaaagataaaggatcaaagtgttataaaaaaaagataaaggaccaaagtgttacaaaaaataagataaaggaccttcaatgtaattttgcctaaaaaaaTGATGCTCAACAATTTAGCTCCAAATTCCAAACTAAATACTCATAAATTTGACTCTTAAAAATTCACGGCTGCCACTAATAACATTTTTACATTTATCAAATCACCAACTCATACATGTTAAAAGGTGGTCTCAAAATATTATGAGTATATAACAACCAAACATATTAATCATCAACAGTACATACATATGATCAAGAAAAATTTATACTGCAAAAAATGTTCACAAGAAGATCATATATTATTGTGATCCAATCAGTATCCATTATCTTAGTTCTAATTGAGCTAATAGTCAAGTAAAGAGCGCAACACGTTAACTGATCGAATTCAAATAAACTACACCTAACAGGAGACAAAGTAATATAGGGAATATACATCTCATGGCTCTTAGAAGGGTAATCATGTCCATCCATAATAAGTAATAATAATCCTATATATTAACAATGCAAACCCATTCGTCGAGAACTATTTCAGCCAAAAATCATCCAGTTTTCAAAATACTGAACTCTCCTTGATTGGGCCACTGTTTGTTTAGAAAAAATAGGGTTTTTACTATTAGATTGTACCTCAAAATTCTCATCAATGGATACATCTCTCTCTTTATCTAGACTCCTCTCTTCTTCCACCACCACATCACTCTTATctcccaaaaccaaaaccctctcttccaattttaccctccccctcaaactcaaccgtttcaaaacaaaaacctCTCCGATTTTCCACTTCATCCAAAATCTCCGCCACCATCTCCGTCGGCGACAAACTTCCTGAATCCACCTTCTCATACCTCGACCCCGCCGGCGAAGTCCAAACCATAACAGTTTCCGACCTAACAAAAGGCAAAAAAGCCGTTCTCTTCGCCGTTCCAGGAGCTTTCACACCAACATGCTCACAGAAACACTGCCAGCTTATCATGTGCGATTGTTCCAGCTTAATAGGGTGTTTTAGATTCGTTTTTCAAAAGCTTTGCGCGCGTAAATTGATTCTGATTATGGGAATACTATGCGGCTTTGTTTCTAGCAATTGGGTAAGAATATATTCTGATTCTTCTTTTCTCTATAATCATTTGAATAAGACTATTCTCAACAGTGTGTTATTGTTTGTGATTCTCACTTATAAATATCcataatttcttttcttcttccattGCATTTGAGGCTGAATCAGTCATCCAATTCGATTTCGAAATGGCAACCCAATTTGACATGTTGTGCGATGTTCTTCCTGGGCATAATTCATGGAAGTTCAAAGTTCGTGTCCTCCGTATGTGggcaatttcttcttttatgaAGCCTAATGAGTTGAACTCTATGGAAATGGTGCTGATAGATGAGAAGGTTTGTTCGTAATATTTGGTTTGTTTGCTAATTCATAGAATTGATTATTgtgtatgattatttttttttggttttgttttgatatGTTTCTCGTGTTCTTGGTGATGGTTGATCTATAAATAACGAAACTTTGAATAATACACAGGGAGGTAAGATTCATGCCTTGATAAGGAAAGAATTGGTTTACCTATTCCAGAATAAATTAAAGGAAGGGGAAGTTTATAAGCTATCAAACTTTGATGTTGTTCCAGTCGTTGGATTTTATCGTACAACTCTGCATCCTTACAAATTGATTTTTCGATCGAATACCAAAGTTCAGAATTTTGCGAGTTCTGATATTCCTATTTTGGGATTTTCTTTCACCGATCTTGCTGAAGTGGCTAGCTACTCTGTTAACTATGATTACCTAATAGGtaattttgatttgaagaaccttacaaattttgtaattttcatCGATTAATGGTCATTGTGTATCaagttatttgtttcttatgtcATTGTGTAGATGTCATTGGTTTAATCTCTGGTATATCAAATGAGAGGGAGTATATTCGTGCTGGCAAAGTCATCAAGATGGTTGTGCTTGAACTTACAGACAATAGGTAATACCAAGTTTAAGTCGGTTAATATTGGTTTTTGCCTAAATTTATTTGCACACTAAATTTTCAATCGGATCAGTGGTAAATGTGAATGCGCGTTGTTTGGTGATCATGTTGATGAGTTGCAAAGATTAATTGGTAATTGTCCTTCCGGTCTCCACGTTGTTGCACTACAGTTTGCCaaagttaaaatatttagaGGTGAGTGTTTGTTATTTTAGTTCTTTTCTCTTAGTTGTGGTTGTACAAGTGTGTAATAATATCCCTTTTTTTTCCAATCTTTTCCAATCATAGGGAAAGTTTCCATTCAAGATGTTATGAATACCACAAGGATTTTTCTTGACCCTGAGATTAAAGAGACATCCGAGTTAAGAAAGGGGTATGCTATTGTTGTCTTGCCAATCTTAATGTAAGCACTGGATTTTTCTCATTGCTATCttatatgtttatgttttatttttattatataggTTAGCCATTGCTGGTATGTCAAACTCCGAAAAAAGTATTGAGCAAATTAATGCTATGAGTACATAATACATAAACATACTTCACTTATTGATCAAATAcgttataatttttactaatatttaagATTGGAGGGAGCAGGATCCAatgcaaatattaattttaatctaTAAACATACCGTATTCCTTTCGGCCTTatatgtaattaaaaataacttttttagattatttgaaaaatggatgtatttagtctaaaatttagactaaatacatcattttttcaatgaacATAAAAATGATACTTTTGCTTAGATACGAGGCCGAAGGGAGTACCTTCTAACACTCTCCTATCTATACTCTATAAAATCATATATTCATAGATGAGATTATTCACACCAAGGTAACGTGTGCAAACCTTACTCCACAAACCTTACTCCATTTCAATGTCTTCTTCCTCAAATAATCCCACAAACCTTACTCCACTCCAAATGTTAGATCTATGGAAACTTAAAATTCCTAGCAAAATCTATAACCACACAATTAGTGCAGAAACTACTAAAGTGTCTGCAAATAGTTCCGATGAAAAAGCAATAACAATAGAACTTCATGTACAAGGATTCTATAAGCTTTTTGTTCAGCCTTTGGCTGGACTTCAACCTATACCAACCGAAAGTGATTTTATTGTATCTCCTATCTATAAATACAGTTTCAAGATTCCTCTTTTCTATCTCTctattttatctttcattttatcTCGAAGGTTGGCCAATTTACCCATTAGCAAGGATTTAGCTAATTATATTGAACCCTATATTGTTGAAAATTGCATTTCAATGGGACAACAATTTGGAGAGAAAGAATTTaagattgttttttatattgagGTCGTTGAAATAGATCTGGCAGATTGTGAAGATTGCGATGATTATCGTAGACGCGGTATCGTTTGATTGATATTAATGATTAATTGTTGATGGTTTTCTAGGTCTtggtatttttctttaatatatggtatgtaattttattaagtCGTGGAATGCCCTTATTCCTGATGATGAATATTAATTGGTTTGTAATTTACTTATAGTTAGAATTGAAATTTATCTATTTGGGTTGGTCTGTGCAGATAATAATTGTATCATTACTTTGTgatcaaatattcaaatgtgCTAAAGTGATTCAAAAAGAAGCTAAAGGATTAAGAATATATTGGTCATCATATCTACGATCATGTGCAAGACCTCCATTcaagataaatatatattatgaaatacttTGTTTGTGATAAATCTCATGTCTCTGATGTGTTTTATCGACAAAGTTATTGAACCTGATTTATTGTCATTATGTTTGATAACTTATCATTAGCTTCAATGATttgaaagtttatttatttatgctcATGCAACATGTGTCTGTAGTACGGActttgaatataaatatcaatTAGTTTTAATAATCTGATCTTACCTTtgggaaattttatttttaatttatttataaaaaatttatcctttataatttttactatttatggTTGAAAATAATTGTTAGAttatgtattaattaaatattttaattaaacccGTGCATCCGCACGGGTCTTACACTAGTTATAATAACAATTACGGGATTGAGTACAATGATGCTTCATCGAAAAAATATCTCCAAAAACAAATCaccaacaaattaaataattttaattttaccaCAACAACCCCAACaagtatatatatacaaaacgTATTTTCAACAAGGTGTGGAATATATCTCCTAAAACAACCTTAATTTGTTAATCAtatcttttaaataaataaaaatcacaaatcaaattATTGATTAAATCAAGCATATGAAAAACATGTTCTACCATAGATGATTCTCACAAATAGAAACATATACAACATTCTAATACATTAATATATCAAATGCACTGTTTTATAAAGATTGACCGAAATTCAATTACAGATTGATTCCAATTTCTAGACAAATTCATCAAAATCACATAATCAATATAAAAACTTGCGAGGTTTAAAGGTTAGAATATGCACCTGACCCTTGTGGAAGATTTCAAGAGGAGAATAATGTAGAACTTACAAATAATTCGATCACCATGTTGATCCCTTTAGTAGACTGACCCCCACATTTTTGCGTCGTGCATCATAGAGAAAACAAAGACAATATCGTCCATGTGCCGGTAACCGCAAGAGAAGTGAAACCATCTTCCGCAAGCAAACAAAGACATACCCCCACATTAGCCGATAGTATTCCCTCCCAACATTGGTTCTGAGCGCTTCATCCGAGAGACATGAGAGCGAAATCAGCAACAAGTTCTTCAACCATGAATTGGAGTTGCCGTAGCTACAAAAGAAGTAAAACCATCTTCCTTGTTGTCATTGAAATAATAATCTTCAGCCATAATTCCTTAGATTGTTGGCGCGGATGGCTGAAAAACAAATAACTGAAGGCGTGTAATCACTGAACTAAGGAATTATCCGCAAATATTGCGCAACTCCCCCAGAATACAACCGGTTCTTCTCAACGATAAACATGCCGAGGCTATCAAGACACGAGAATATCAACAAGGTTGGTAACTCAGACACTTCACATAATGAAAAAGGCTAAAGCATcgaaacttataataatatacaatATTTTTCTCAAAACCTTTTGTTTTCACGATCAAGTATTTTGATACTTGATATAATCTTGAATGTATCACACATGAAAAACCCCACTTTCATTCTGATgttgttttctttcttataagcaattaactaaaaaaaattaacttggCAAAACCACAAATGCTAATAATTAGGATTGTGTAACCGTCCAATAGCAAGTAAATAGGTACAATTACTTTGAGTTAAAGTagcaataaaagaaaaacatgtgaAAATAAGTTGCATTGCcccattaatttttaatcatttaaaatagagttcctcaaataaaaattaattaattggatcacaataaaatgcaaaatattttacttttgaaatatCCAAAATATCCAACAGAATTCGCGCGTGTCTTGCACTTGGCCCTAGTCGGacctaaattttaatttttgtcaatATTTTACGTTATACTCTCTCCGGTCATAaatattagcaaaaaaaaaatttacacgatgtttaagaaatttagttaagtgtagttaattttcttgatttaatgcaaaacataagttaagtttactatattaccccttttgaaaagtgtaaaagtgaaataaatgcctaaaaaaatagaattaaataaaggtatattaagaatagtagtattaattagtttaaaagtagttaacttttgcttataatagtgaccaaaatttgaagtgtttttttgcttataaatgtgaccggagggagtaacttGTTTTTAGATCGGAATTAACCCAATATATTGTGAGTTATTTTGGAGACTCTGGGCAATAGCGAGAATAATAACGGGTAGAGAAATATTGTTATGAACAACTTTTTAGTTGTTGATAAATTGATGAAATAATTGTTACAAGAGACTAACAAATTATACTAAGTTAAAATAACTAAtttctttcattcattttgctTGATGATTAGATTCACCTCATGTCTTTATTTATGGGTTTGCTTAATCCTAACAAACTAACCAATGACTCGTCAATTCAATTCATCTATATCCTTCTAAAATATGAATAATCACCTACAATTAACTATCTTGGGCCTATTTTACCTATATTCATTCATTAcaacttataagctagcttttaacTTATAACGAATAagttagctgattgaatttctagtgtttggtaaaattaccggttgaactagcttataagttataataatgaaatgatatataaatatattttaatcaatatttttttttaagtaagataatagggataaaattgaaataaaaaattataaattataagctgataatccttaaaaaaaaaaaaaaaactgataaattatttgaaatagtGTTTGAAGAAGTTATTTTTAGCTTATTGGTGTCCCAAACGGAGCCTTTCTCTTTTCACGAATCTCTCCTTTCTTCTGCGAGCGAAACCATCACACTCACCACAACGCTGCGCCGTTCTTTCTCAACTACCTCACTCGTTACCTCGTTTAGCTACAGTGTGCGTTCCAGAGCCGTCATTTTCTCATTCTGTCGATTCTGTAAGTTTTCAAGTTTGGTTCAATTTCTCTTTCGATTATGGCTTCTCCTGATTCTCATACATGTATTCGTTGAGTTGAATTGAATTTTTCTGTCGAGGCATAGCCTCGAGGCATTGAATTGGATTGTTTTGCTACACTGATGTCTGTGTTGTATTCATATTCTTCATTCTTGTTGCATACTTCACTTTGTCTTTTTTGAATATCTCCTCTTAAATCGATTTGGTTAAACTGCAGTTCTTATAAGCTACATGCTATGCGTTGCAGCATAGCAGAGCTCCACTCTGTACCGCCATTGCCCGCGGTTATGTGTTTTGAGCAGAAGTTGTTATGATTGCTCGTCAAGTGATGAGTTGTTGCATTGTTTATTTGTTGCGCATCAAGTGTTTGACATAAATACAAGACGAGCTATATATTGTTCTTCCACTCTCATAATGTGTGGTGTGGTTGTATTTGAGTTTGGTTGATGATTATACATGATATGGCTCTAGTCTCTTGATTGCATGTAATGTTCTAATTGTTAATTAAGGGcatgtttggattagcttatttacGGGCACAAATACTGTTTGGTAGAATTTATTGAAACAGCTTCAttagttgttttcagcttattttcataagctcctCAAAGAAATTTAACTTTACTTTATTGTTTGctatagaaaatagaaatatgATAATCGCTTATGTTATAAGCTGCAAATTAAGTTGATTACCCAAACAGGGCCTAATTTATTCAACTAGAATACACGTTTGTGTTTGATGTAGCAACCATGCTTTGGCACCATCATGGAACTCAATTCCTAAACTCTTTTTGGATACTAAAAGCTTGTATATTTTTAACCGCAAATGTTGTTATTATGTTGCGGGTGGAAATCAAAGCATCGCCATCCTTACCACTTCAATCCTTAACTGCCCCACTCAACTAGAGTAGATGTTGGTGTTGTTTtagtaattttctaaaaaacACCAAGGCTATATAGTATGGGATTATTGATGCTtaattaattgacaaaatttgTTTGGAATCAATTGTGTTTTTTGATGGGTTGAGAAACTTTCGTCTGGGAAGAATGAAAAGTTATACTTAATTGATAGTCATTGTGTCTACAAAAGAATTCAATTTGCTAGCTTCTCACATGCTTATTTGATCCTTCATGTGCTGGTGATCCACTACTAATTATTACCATGAATCAAGTCTTTTCTTGCCAATGTATTTGTTTTtctgatactccctccgtttcaaattacttgacgttttagaaaattttatttttttcaaattacttgtcgttttgataatttaaggttatattttgtctattataccctcatgtaaattccaaatatttaggagtagttgttgaaaccgaaaaagatttaatagatatttgaaaaactaaagttttgtttaatttttttttggtacataacatattaacttttttttggtacgtaacatattaaatttattggaaagagaaagtgtgtggaaaaaaaaatattggtgaattaaaataagggtataataggaaaataaggtgcaaaaatacactttcttaatttcttgttttttttctaaaacgtcaagtaatttgaaacggagggagtatatttttttgggtcaagttCTGATTAATTATATTCAATTGATGCGAATTTGGAGAGTAGGGCTATCGTGAAATGGGTTGGAAAGCAGCTGAGAAACTCATTAGGCATTGGAAAGTTCTCAGAGGGGACAATGTAAGCCATTCCAATACTCaatctataatttgtttatacCATAATCATTTCCTCCTCTCATACAtgtatttattttgtaacaGGTTATGATAATAAGGGGAAAAGATAAGGGCGAAACTGGAGTAATTAAGCGTGTTGTTCGCTCTCAGAATCGTGTCATTGTTGAGGGCAAAAATCTGGTCAGAGATTAAAACCTAATTCATCATCACAACTTGCTCCTTGTATTTTCATTTGTGTTTCCAATTCCATTAACAATGTGTTGCGTCATAATCTTAATTATTGGCCGCAGTGTGCCAaggttgtcaaatagcggctaaAGAGTGCTACAGCGTAGCGCAAGTTTAATAAACTGTTATTGTGTTGTGACACGTGATTTATTACAAAGTAttgtcaaatagcagctatagCACTGTAATGTAGTGGAATCTTAACAACCTGTTATTCCGTGATTTGCAATTGACAACTTTGGTTTCCAATTCCTTTAACGACGTGTCTGTCTTGCGCCAGAATCTTAATTAATGACCACATGGAGAATGTGATTGTGTAATCCCACACTAATTCCTTTTGACTCCCTCTTTACAGGTAAAGAAGCATATCAAGCAAGGACAAGGCCATGAAGGTGGTATTTTTACTGTTGAAGCTCCAATCCATGCCTCCAATGTGCAAGTTATTGATCCAGTCACAGGGTATGTATATTTGTTCACAAATTTAATCTTTAGAGGTTGGGGATAGATAATAACATGTATCAAAGGTAACTGTTACTTATGCAGGAAGCCTTGCAAGGTTGGAACTAAGTATCTTGAAGATGGTACCAAAGTCAGAGTGTCCAGGGGAATAGGAGCATCTGGCTCCATTATTCCTCGTCCCGAGATCTTAAAGATAAGGACTACACCAAGACCTTCCGTCGGTAAGTATCTGAAAAACttaccttatttttttttcttgttaaagTTGTTCTTGAGAAACTTCTAGGGCCTATAGAGAATTGAAAGTGAGAAACTGAAAATGAACTTGGATTGTCGAGTGAAAGGCATGTCCAACAAGACAATAAAATTTGGCATTAGCATATATAAACCATAAGAGCAAAATTATCTATTAATCTCTAACTTTATTTCTTCACCCCGGATTATCACGTCATTTTCTTGAAAAGATATTAGATCACCGTGGGAAACTTTCAAACGAGTAATGCTTACCATTCGATTATTCACACAAACCCTTCGATGACTTATCGGCTGCCTTGCTTGAGGAGTAGTTTCATTTTATGATTGTAACTAACTTCCTAGATGACACATTTAACAAAATAAACTATAGTGATAGTttatttatctcatttaattctAATATGTGGCTTTCCTCTTCTTCTCCCGGTGCTTGTTGACACACGTGGTTAACCATAAGCTTGTTGTCATGCTTGCCATTGAAGAAACAGAGCTGCCTTACACCTTATAGACATGGATTGTAGTGACTCCTTTTGTTAGAATGCATAATTTTAGTTAATTGGTTAGCACAACACAAAAGGAGGCCATTGGAAAAGTATGGTGGAAGTAGATTATAGCCTGCTTGGATTAGCTTCTAGCTTATGAGACTTGATTAAAATAAGTTTATGGTTTTTCACTTAGCGGAAAGTACTTATAAAGTTATAGATGTTTATGGAGAAGCTGACCGAGAGAGGTTCTAGAAAAACTGAAATGTAGAAACTAATTTTAACTTATATGAGAAGCTGTTGTTTGTAAAGCACATAGTTAGCAAGAgattcttttaatattttacacGATAACAACTTTCGAAGGCGTTTATCCAAAGGACTTAAAATGTTGAAGAGTGTTGATGTTGATCATAGAAGGTTTAAGATTCATGAAGTGCCTTTCCATTGTCTCATAAACCTTTTGCCCCCCCTCCTGTTTTGACAAATGCATAATGGACATGCACTGCATATTGAGAAACTAAGTAGAAAGCTACATTTTGTAAAATGAACCACAAATACAATATGACACGTGCGTACAATATGACTCAAACACAGGGATACTGTACAACAAATTTACCGCATAGAAATTAGTATGAAATTAATATGGCCACGAGTCAAAAAGTGGCCATGAGTCGTTGTAGACATAATAAAATGCTTCgctttatttaattatttttgtgttaCCTTATGTATCGGTGGTACAAAATTGTAAAATGCAGCTAGTAATTCACCGAACCTTCCAACATGtttattattttgaagtatTGTGCTTTCATGTATAACATAATGTATTAACTTGAGTAATTTGGATCAATGGATTTAAGTTGTGTATTGAGTTGAGTCAAAATCTAGGTTCAGTGCTGAGGTAATTGATGTAAACTCATTCGCTTGTTCCAGTGTCAATCTATTTGGCtattttttcttctgttttaacttttaaatgtgcaaaatttgaaattgatatATAAAATTAGCGGGAAACCTATGCTTAGTTCCGAGACATTTTTCAGAAACTTGCCAAGTATCTTGCACTTATCCTGTTTGTTATTCATTTTGACAGCTGGTCCCAAAGATACTCCAATGGAACTTGTGTATGAGAAGACTTACGATGCTAAAACAGGAAAGGGCATGCCTGAACTTTAACTAAGGAGATAGATTTTATTAGGTACCATATCCAATTAGATATTTGCTATCTCAGTGAGCATGGTATGATATGAATTTTGTCGCATCATGATACGGTTAAATAAACCGCTTTCAGATTTATGTGGGAATTACCAATCACTTGTTGTTTTACTTAGTAGCTAgcaaaaatttgttattttttgtttctaatCAATTGATTCTAGCTTCCTGGTACTAGTGATTGTTATTTCACTCTTTGAACTTGTAAATTATTGAGATGAGTAAGATAAACTCGTTTGATTGTGCTTATTCTTTCTAACAACTTTTTATGGCTCTAGTGAGACATAGAGTACCTCTTTTATTTCCATCACTAGAATTCAAACCTTGAACATATGTCTAAAAGGTCCAAGCTTAGCCTTTTGTGATTTAATTAACCAagttctttcaaaaaaaaatttaaccaaGTTCTTCCATTTGTCCTTTGATTTAGCTCATTTTTATTCACAATTTGTCACTGTATTGTAATACTATTGACTAATCAGAATGATTGAGGCATGTTTGGTTCATGAACAAAGACTTTGAAAAAAGTTGTGGAggaaaaatgaaagaattaCATGTTGGTGtggatatttttaaaaagaaaagctGAAGAAATCTCAAATAACAC
It contains:
- the LOC123911125 gene encoding 50S ribosomal protein L24-like, which gives rise to MGWKAAEKLIRHWKVLRGDNVMIIRGKDKGETGVIKRVVRSQNRVIVEGKNLVKKHIKQGQGHEGGIFTVEAPIHASNVQVIDPVTGKPCKVGTKYLEDGTKVRVSRGIGASGSIIPRPEILKIRTTPRPSVAGPKDTPMELVYEKTYDAKTGKGMPEL
- the LOC123905449 gene encoding replication factor A protein 1-like isoform X2, translated to MCDCSSLIGCFRFVFQKLCARKLILIMGILCGFVSSNWAESVIQFDFEMATQFDMLCDVLPGHNSWKFKVRVLRMWAISSFMKPNELNSMEMVLIDEKGGKIHALIRKELVYLFQNKLKEGEVYKLSNFDVVPVVGFYRTTLHPYKLIFRSNTKVQNFASSDIPILGFSFTDLAEVASYSVNYDYLIDVIGLISGISNEREYIRAGKVIKMVVLELTDNSGKCECALFGDHVDELQRLIGNCPSGLHVVALQFAKVKIFRGKVSIQDVMNTTRIFLDPEIKETSELRKG
- the LOC123905449 gene encoding replication factor A protein 1-like isoform X1 — protein: MCDCSSLIGCFRFVFQKLCARKLILIMGILCGFVSSNWAESVIQFDFEMATQFDMLCDVLPGHNSWKFKVRVLRMWAISSFMKPNELNSMEMVLIDEKGGKIHALIRKELVYLFQNKLKEGEVYKLSNFDVVPVVGFYRTTLHPYKLIFRSNTKVQNFASSDIPILGFSFTDLAEVASYSVNYDYLIDVIGLISGISNEREYIRAGKVIKMVVLELTDNSGKCECALFGDHVDELQRLIGNCPSGLHVVALQFAKVKIFRGKVSIQDVMNTTRIFLDPEIKETSELRKGLAIAGMSNSEKSIEQINAMST
- the LOC123905449 gene encoding replication factor A protein 1-like isoform X3, whose protein sequence is MATQFDMLCDVLPGHNSWKFKVRVLRMWAISSFMKPNELNSMEMVLIDEKGGKIHALIRKELVYLFQNKLKEGEVYKLSNFDVVPVVGFYRTTLHPYKLIFRSNTKVQNFASSDIPILGFSFTDLAEVASYSVNYDYLIDVIGLISGISNEREYIRAGKVIKMVVLELTDNSGKCECALFGDHVDELQRLIGNCPSGLHVVALQFAKVKIFRGKVSIQDVMNTTRIFLDPEIKETSELRKGLAIAGMSNSEKSIEQINAMST